From the Diprion similis isolate iyDipSimi1 chromosome 1, iyDipSimi1.1, whole genome shotgun sequence genome, the window GTTTGAAAAGTATATCTGACGactttttcattatcaattcaatctcgtgaaatatttataatttaatggGAACCTTTAAATTAGGAGAATGAGATTCCCGGATGATGCATCGTTGTGTTGTGGATCTTGATGTTTGGGTTGAATTTTAATGTCAgggaagaaataataattgaagtgcTACAACGTGTTTCTTCacaaatatatacaaaaaaaaaaaatgcgaacaAAAATGAAGAACCAAATAAGTCCGACTGTCCATGTAACCTAGATCGCTCATATTTTCGCAAAATATATCTTTCTTTTAacctaaataatttttttagggGTTGCCATGATGGAATatcgtgaattattattattattattattattatatatatatttttttacgggCCCTAATAACTACACTGTAAATACagttatttaataataaaatagattACCAATATTAAAATACGTCAAAGAtacgaatttcaatttgtgCAATTTGACAAGTACCTTTTGTATACCCACCTGGGCCATTATTCGCAATCTTTATACGCGTTAGCACCTCGTTCATCATCACCGGGTCAGTTGATAAATTCACTTATGTTCATATAAACGGGTGTCCTACGTACCTCATGCCCATGAATACACCATAAAATATCAGTAAAATTTGCACAACACATACGCCACGGCATAGACAATCCGTGAACGTATGAAGGCTGAAATCCCGACtagtaggtataatatcgCTGATCGATTTTTAAAGATAACACGCCGTACGCTACGGCCATACGGAAAATCGCGTAAACGTGCGTGAAAATGTGCGAGTGAAGTCCGAGGAAGACTCGAGGTTATAtacaacaattatttttccaagcgtataatcattttaaaacaatttatttacagTGTGTTCTTGACCCaagtttaattaataaacattGTTTCAGGATTCACGACCTCGTCTCTCAATGTCTTACTAACAATTCTCCATTTCTTCATTTAATTACAGTGCCAATTATGACAGCCCCGAAAAGCTACGTTGCCGCGATGTTACTCGTCGTTGTTATCGCCTCGGATGTTCATACAGCCGAATACGCCGATTACGACGGTAAGCTGACCCATACGCTTCGATTCTTCCCATAatcccattttttatttttttttttacactcggttttgtctttttcttttttttttttactttttgcacCCCAACGGAacaggttttcttttttcttttttatatcgaCTTTCCTTCGTTTACTCCCGATCAAATTTACATTGGGTTTTACGTTTTTACGATCACGGCCCGTATACTCCTTAATTAGAGCATTTATTTCACGTGTATACATGCGATGTATAATACGATacctgaaaaatttcttattccGATAAGAATCTCGTCCATTAATTTCAAGCCTCGCTTTTTATCATTGCTGAATATTAAAAGGgggtgattttgaaaattgttatactttttcgaaaatcatatattttttttgactctttctttttaataaacaaaaaagtgAGTTTATCCTTCAAGTTCCTTTCTCCacaatcgttttttctttgtcaaaTATATCGTTCCTGCAGGGACGAGAAGTTTTGATaactaattaatattaagcgtGTATATAGGTACAGATTCTCCTCGTACACACGGAAagtcttttttcttcgttatatCCCATTCCATCAATCTATTTCTCATGAAATTCGTCTTCCTTCAACAGCCCTGCACGAAATTTCATAAGAGCAATCGCTCAGCAGGCAGGGCAGCGATTTCCCCAGCGGCTATTTCATTAATCGTTTCGGTTGTCCTTACATACCACTGTGCTGATGTCCTTTCCAGCCGCGTCCTGCAGAGTTACGTTACCTTTAGGCAACGTCAATTCAACAACattaactctctctctctctttccctctcaaGTCGTCTAGGCATTCcgtgtattataatattaggGTTCGCGACGCGACGAACCTTGGCTAACAAGTATAATAAGCAAAATTAGGACCGTGGCTGAGTGCCCAGTACACTTGAGTTTCAAGTGCCTAAGCCTACGACTGGAATTGTTCAACTCGTTGCAAGGATCGCTCCCTTTTCTGCGAGGCGAGGCTCCTGCGGTAGGGGAAATTCGCATATAGATTCTAGATGGGAGGAAAGTTTTTTGCTTAGGCTGTAAAAATCTGTAGGCTGTATGCTTGGAAGcaattttatacttatttttggcttgcgagtttttttttgtaattattaaaaagaTTCTCCCCGCGGAAGGATATCTGAtctcaaattcaatttttaagaatcttccttaaattcgatatttttttacgtttaagTGACGCGGGGAAgagttcgaatttttttttttttttcaaactgttttCACTCGCCCGCTTTTAgtgattattaattaatttttgctgTAAGCCAAAACTTTAGCCACTAAAGATATCTAAAGGATGACTTTTTGGGTTACGTTGTATATGAACTTTCATTGAACCGCGTCTGAGCTCCAGTTTCACTGAACGGACACATTTATGTAAAATAGTCTAATTCTCTGTTAAATGATTCGAGGATCAAGTTGGTTTAAAATTGAATGGAACTTAACActaacgatttaaaaaacaaaaactaacgATTCTCCTCTCAGGTATTACTTAAgtatgaaaacttgaaaattttgacatcgACCTTTTAAAATTGGATGAAAGATATATcctttcgtgaaaatttctattcctgTATCCACAGCGAGTTTTTTCCGAGTAGAAGTAAAACCAACGAAGCTTTTCCTCCCAAAGGAAACGTCCCAAATATATTATGGCCTCGATTAAATTTATCGACTCGCTTTCACGAAAACGCTCCACCTTCTCACGATCGTAATTCATACCAATGTCGTCAAGTAAAACGATCTTGCAATGTGtcatccgttaaaaaaaatcaaactaatgcaaccagACTGCCAGCTGACCGTTGACCGTATTTTTTCGCATGTACGCAGTAAAGTAGCACAAGTGCATTATCGATTACCTTCAATTAATTCGCGTgacataaataatttgaaacctcaagaattacgatttcccttcattgaaattgaaaatttggattATGGGGTAATGGGATAAAATGGCACCGACACCCAGGCCCTGACGTCATGAGGCCATTTTCCACTTGCGAAAAGGTGACTcgctctataaaaaaattcgtacaaaTGCCCTCCCGGTGTCAAAACGTGAGTTACTTCGGTATCAATGACGTCTCCAAATGGggatggcaaaaaaaaaaaaaaaagaaagaaaagcagaaaaagcaagaaaaaaataacaagagcCCGAAGGTCTCTCGCAGCTCGGCATATGGCGATGGCTGAGGGTCTGTAGGGTGTCTACGAGCTATCCATCCCATCCCAGCCTAACTTGCTTATGCAAAACCGGTGGAGCGTGTGTTCCCTTGGACGCGGGTCTCTTAACCCCTCTTAACCCTCCACTGTGCTCTGCGCCATCCCTACAGTGTACCTACGTTATATGTTACACATCCacctatgtacatacgtaagCATACATATACAAGTTTGAAACCTGTTACACAGCTTACACCCTAAATTCACGAGGAGTTTGGAAATGTGAACGTTTAGAAGATGATCGGAGTTTGTTCATACGCAAAtcgctgttttatttttatttttatttttgcgggttggttaatttttttatggtaattattattgcaatGAAGTTTCGCCTCAGCCTATTtgataatgattattatactCGGGGCTCTGTtagattttcttttgttcttcCAACAGTATTAATCCGGCAATTAAATAATGTTCACCCCCTTTTCGTTTTCGCATGGTCGAAACGATTATCGGAGAATATAGTAGCTTCACTCGATTCCTACTCACTGCGTTCAATTGTTTAGCACTTTCATTAGATTTGATTTCGAAACTGTCCCTAAGGGGTGACAGAGTGATTCAATTCGCCCTTCACCCTGGGAGAAAATTGGGCTTATAATTATCACGGGGCGAGAACGGAGTGTAGGTTCAACGAGGAATTAGAGTGTTTCTCGTCCAgattcttcctttttctttttccccagCTCTTCCGTCTCATTAGGCTCGATAAAGatataattcaattatctCTCCCTTATCACCTCAtcttgttgaatatttttctctcctcgcGTTATTCTTCTTAAATGATTGGAacggaaagaatttttctttactaccttttccttttttttaccactgaCGGTGAATCGATTCTGCTTCTTTCTATCAAactttccttcaatttttatttcattcgacACTATACACGTGTAGCTGGTCAAACCGATCGATGGttggaaaaattcaaggcGAAAGCGTCCGCAAGGAATTATTAATGCGTGCAGGAGAGGAAATTCtgacgtgaaaaatttataaaccgTTGTTATTCGTTGCAGGTATTTCGTCGGATTCGGATGGGCACGATGCTCGTGATTTGTACAACGCACTCCAGCAACAGGAAGACCCCAACGGCGTCAAATTATGGAATATTCCCATCCAGCATTTGATGGTTCGCAAATCTCAGCGTTCACCTTCGTTCCGACTTCGATTTGGCCGCCGTTCCGACCCTCTGATGTCGGTAAgtcgaattgaaattttttaaagtaaaaaattcaaccagGACATATTTAAATTCTTggtaggtaattttttttctcttttttgtaACTACACGTCATTCGTTTGAAAACTTCTTTCTCTTCGCAGAATGATATTTCGGGCCAAGATAATTCCGTTGAGAGAAAATCCGTGAGATCGCCTTCTTACAGGTTACGATTTGGTCGGCGCAGCGATCCTGAACTTTCGGTAACTGTTCAcgtgaatattgaaaatatttgcacgAAGCACGTTTTACTTATTGCAATAATTATCTGGAAATTCATTGGAATATTTTACACTGACGAACGTTTTTCCAGGAGGATTTCATGGTGAGAAAGGCGAGCAGGTCGCCATCTTTTAGACTGCGATTTGGACGTCGCAGCGATCCCCTTATGAATGTAAGTGAAACGTCATTGatttgattattaatatttttcatcggtGCGTGAGTTTATTG encodes:
- the LOC124405645 gene encoding short neuropeptide F isoform X1, with translation MTAPKSYVAAMLLVVVIASDVHTAEYADYDGISSDSDGHDARDLYNALQQQEDPNGVKLWNIPIQHLMVRKSQRSPSFRLRFGRRSDPLMSNDISGQDNSVERKSVRSPSYRLRFGRRSDPELSEDFMVRKASRSPSFRLRFGRRSDPLMNHDLASSFSGEDYLDRKIVRSPSYRLRFGRQSGSVGLTEVQPGTTSEKESAAVVEEN
- the LOC124405645 gene encoding short neuropeptide F isoform X2 is translated as MTAPKSYVAAMLLVVVIASDVHTAEYADYDGISSDSDGHDARDLYNALQQQEDPNGVKLWNIPIQHLMVRKSQRSPSFRLRFGRRSDPLMSNDISGQDNSVERKSVRSPSYRLRFGRRSDPELSEDFMVRKASRSPSFRLRFGRRSDPLMNTEVQPGTTSEKESAAVVEEN